From a single Couchioplanes caeruleus genomic region:
- a CDS encoding CBS domain-containing protein yields MRAGEIAAPMSTVAEDLPAREAARVLAAQDLPGLIVVDARGRPLTVLAGTQVLRMALPAYCQDDPALARVIDEAAADVILEGIGERTVADLLPRNRPELPVVRADATMLEVASVMARSGVPLVAVVDEQRVMTGAITLDGLLDRMLGT; encoded by the coding sequence GTGCGCGCGGGTGAGATCGCGGCCCCGATGAGCACGGTCGCCGAGGATCTCCCGGCCAGAGAGGCGGCCCGGGTACTCGCGGCGCAGGACCTGCCCGGCCTGATCGTCGTGGACGCGCGGGGCCGCCCGCTCACCGTCCTGGCCGGAACGCAGGTGCTGCGCATGGCGCTGCCGGCGTACTGCCAGGACGATCCGGCGCTGGCCCGGGTGATCGACGAGGCGGCCGCCGACGTGATCCTGGAGGGCATCGGCGAGCGCACCGTCGCGGACCTGCTGCCCCGCAACCGGCCGGAGCTGCCGGTGGTGCGCGCCGACGCCACGATGCTCGAGGTGGCGTCGGTGATGGCGCGCTCGGGCGTACCGCTCGTCGCGGTGGTGGACGAGCAGCGGGTGATGACCGGCGCGATCACCCTGGACGGGCTGCTCGACCGGATGCTCGGCACCTGA
- a CDS encoding ArsB/NhaD family transporter, producing the protein MGTLAWIAVAVFVTAYVLIATEKVDRVVVAVSGAAVMLAIGATDAAHAFFSEESGIDWNVVFLLLGMMLIVGVLKRTGLFEYVAIWAAKKARGRPFPIMVTFVLVTGVVSAALDNVTTVLLVAPVTLLVCDRLGVPPVPFLIAEVLASNIGGTATLVGDPPNIIIASRSGLTFNAFLSVLAPFIALVLVVLVLLCRIMFRRAFRYDAARVERVMALRERDAIREPRLVVLSLSVLAAVLAAFGLHTVLGLEPSVVALLGGLLLLALSRLDPAEVARDVEWPTLIFFAGLFVMVGALVTTGVIDELARAATGAVGGRLWPATMLLLWASAALSAIVDNIPYVATMSPIVAEMVHAAGGNDRAQVLWWALALGADLGGNATAVGASANVVVLGLAQRAGHRISFWGFTKYGLIVTVISVALAVPYLWLRFFGF; encoded by the coding sequence ATGGGCACGCTCGCCTGGATCGCGGTGGCCGTGTTCGTGACCGCGTACGTGCTGATCGCCACCGAGAAGGTCGACCGGGTGGTCGTCGCGGTGAGCGGCGCGGCGGTCATGCTGGCGATCGGCGCCACCGACGCGGCGCACGCGTTCTTCTCCGAGGAGTCGGGGATCGACTGGAACGTCGTGTTCCTGCTGCTCGGCATGATGCTGATCGTCGGGGTGCTCAAGCGCACGGGCCTGTTCGAGTACGTCGCCATCTGGGCGGCCAAGAAGGCGCGCGGCCGCCCGTTCCCGATCATGGTCACGTTCGTGCTGGTCACCGGGGTGGTGTCGGCGGCCCTGGACAACGTCACCACGGTGCTGCTCGTGGCGCCCGTGACGCTGCTGGTCTGTGACCGGCTGGGCGTGCCGCCGGTGCCGTTCCTCATCGCCGAGGTGCTGGCCTCCAACATCGGCGGTACGGCCACCCTGGTCGGCGACCCGCCGAACATCATCATCGCGAGCCGCTCCGGGCTGACCTTCAACGCGTTCCTGTCGGTGCTGGCGCCGTTCATCGCGCTGGTGCTCGTCGTCCTGGTGCTCCTGTGCCGGATCATGTTCCGGCGCGCGTTCCGCTACGACGCCGCGCGGGTCGAGCGGGTCATGGCGCTGCGGGAACGCGACGCGATCCGGGAGCCGCGCCTGGTGGTGCTCAGCCTGTCGGTGCTCGCGGCCGTGCTCGCGGCGTTCGGCCTGCACACCGTGCTGGGCCTGGAGCCGTCGGTCGTGGCGCTGCTCGGCGGCCTGCTGCTGCTCGCGCTGTCCCGCCTCGACCCGGCCGAGGTCGCCCGGGACGTGGAATGGCCGACGCTGATCTTCTTCGCCGGGCTGTTCGTCATGGTCGGCGCGCTGGTCACCACCGGGGTGATCGACGAGCTGGCCCGGGCGGCCACCGGCGCGGTGGGCGGCCGGCTGTGGCCGGCCACGATGCTGCTGCTGTGGGCGTCCGCCGCGCTCTCCGCGATCGTCGACAACATTCCGTACGTCGCGACGATGAGCCCGATCGTGGCCGAGATGGTGCACGCGGCCGGTGGCAACGACCGGGCCCAGGTGCTCTGGTGGGCGCTCGCGCTCGGCGCCGACCTGGGCGGCAACGCCACCGCCGTGGGGGCCTCCGCCAACGTCGTGGTGCTCGGGCTCGCCCAGCGCGCCGGCCACCGCATCTCGTTCTGGGGCTTCACGAAGTACGGCCTGATCGTCACCGTGATCTCGGTGGCGCTGGCGGTGCCGTACCTGTGGCTGCGGTTCTTCGGGTTCTGA
- a CDS encoding ChaB family protein translates to MPARKDMPGTLKRSPKKAQDTYVKAHDSAVKEYGEGERAHRTALAAVKHSFEKVGDHWEPKAKKGPSDKKAAGGRGTKAKTAGGVDANAGKEHLRDLAKKLDIGGRSKMKKSELVEAIQKANAKSTRKARAK, encoded by the coding sequence ATGCCAGCGCGCAAGGACATGCCCGGCACCCTCAAGCGGTCGCCGAAGAAGGCCCAGGACACGTACGTCAAGGCCCACGACTCCGCGGTCAAGGAGTACGGCGAGGGCGAACGCGCCCACCGGACGGCGCTCGCCGCGGTGAAGCACTCGTTCGAGAAGGTCGGCGACCACTGGGAGCCCAAGGCGAAGAAGGGCCCCAGCGACAAGAAGGCCGCCGGTGGCCGCGGCACGAAGGCGAAGACGGCCGGCGGGGTCGACGCCAACGCCGGCAAGGAGCACCTGCGGGACCTGGCGAAGAAGCTCGACATCGGCGGCCGCAGCAAGATGAAGAAGTCCGAGCTGGTCGAGGCCATCCAGAAGGCCAACGCGAAGAGCACCCGGAAGGCGCGCGCGAAGTAG
- a CDS encoding glutathione-independent formaldehyde dehydrogenase gives MKAVVYQGPRAVTVKDVPDPSIQSPNDAIVRITTTNICGSDLHMYEGRTSVEEGKILGHENMGVVEAVGDAVNRIKVGDRVSVPFNIACGTCRNCLGGWTSFCLRTNPAEGMDGAAYGYANMGPYDGGQAEFLRVPYADVNLLELPAGTEHENDFTMLSDIFPTGWHGTELAGMRPGDRVAVFGAGPVGLMAAHSAMIRGASEVFVVDKERDRLDLAGKIGATPVDFSAGDPVEQILSATGGRGADCGVEAVGYQAHDPSGQEHPELVLDNLVKVVRSTGGIGVVGVYVPQDPGAATEQAKQGRIAFDYGTFFSKGQRMGTGQCPVLRYNRQLRDLIVAGRATPSFLVSHELPLAQAAEGYDHFDKREAGWTKVLLKPAA, from the coding sequence ATGAAGGCAGTCGTGTACCAGGGACCCCGGGCCGTCACGGTCAAGGATGTTCCCGACCCGTCGATCCAGTCGCCGAACGATGCGATCGTACGGATCACCACCACCAACATCTGCGGCTCCGACCTGCACATGTACGAGGGGCGCACGTCCGTCGAGGAAGGCAAGATCCTCGGCCACGAGAACATGGGCGTCGTCGAGGCCGTCGGCGACGCCGTGAACCGGATCAAGGTCGGCGACCGGGTGTCGGTGCCGTTCAACATCGCCTGTGGCACCTGCCGCAACTGCCTCGGCGGCTGGACCAGCTTCTGCCTGCGGACCAACCCGGCCGAGGGGATGGACGGCGCCGCGTACGGCTACGCCAACATGGGGCCGTACGACGGCGGTCAGGCGGAATTCCTGCGGGTGCCGTACGCCGACGTCAACCTGCTGGAGCTGCCGGCGGGCACGGAGCACGAGAACGACTTCACGATGCTGTCGGACATCTTCCCGACCGGCTGGCACGGCACCGAGCTGGCCGGCATGCGGCCGGGCGACCGGGTGGCCGTCTTCGGGGCCGGCCCGGTCGGGCTGATGGCCGCGCACAGCGCCATGATCCGCGGCGCCTCCGAGGTGTTCGTGGTGGACAAGGAGCGGGACCGGCTGGACCTCGCGGGCAAGATCGGTGCGACGCCGGTCGACTTCTCGGCCGGCGACCCGGTCGAGCAGATCCTGTCCGCGACCGGTGGGCGCGGCGCCGACTGCGGAGTCGAGGCGGTCGGCTATCAGGCGCACGATCCGTCCGGCCAGGAGCATCCCGAGCTGGTGCTGGACAACCTGGTCAAGGTGGTGCGCTCGACCGGCGGCATCGGCGTCGTCGGCGTCTACGTGCCGCAGGACCCGGGTGCCGCGACGGAGCAGGCCAAGCAGGGCCGCATCGCCTTCGACTACGGCACCTTCTTCAGCAAGGGCCAGCGCATGGGCACCGGGCAGTGCCCGGTGCTGCGCTACAACCGGCAGCTGCGTGACCTGATCGTCGCGGGCCGGGCGACACCCTCGTTCCTGGTGTCGCACGAGCTTCCGCTGGCGCAGGCCGCCGAGGGGTACGACCACTTCGACAAGCGTGAGGCCGGCTGGACCAAGGTTCTGCTCAAGCCCGCCGCGTGA
- a CDS encoding alpha/beta hydrolase, with protein sequence MRRVLAATVAAAVGLAIGGGVIPSTAQAQSGSGAGYTPPPISWGECASAGLKSRGAQCGLLTVPLDYARPGGTKIKIAVSRIKHTSADYQGVMLTNPGGPGGSGLTLSVLGEYVPGDVGTKYDWIGFDPRGVGSSQPSLSCDVEYFGYDRPYYVPVTRSLEKTWLAKAKGYAKACDRAGGALLDHVKTTDSVADMESIRKALGAKQINFYGFSYGTYLGQVYATLHADKVRRMVLDGNVDPRRVWYAANLDQDVAFDKNMDVDFAWVARYDSVYHLGSTAKVVKKKYYATLQQLRKKPAGGIIGPDEWNDIFVSAGYYVFGWQDVAEAFAAWVNDGDSKPLEAQYAAPGEPGADNNYAMYLATQCSDVKWPQSWDKWRRDNWRTYAKAPFITWNNAWYNAPCLNWGAKPGTPVTVNGKKAPPILLISETNDAATPYSGSLEVRKRFPRSVLLEGVGGTTHAGSLNGVACTDDTIAAYLDTGALPTRVHGNRSDKQCEPVPAPDPTAAAAKSLSATAGASRVPLRDLVTIR encoded by the coding sequence ATGAGAAGAGTTCTGGCGGCCACCGTTGCCGCCGCGGTCGGGCTCGCGATCGGTGGCGGCGTGATCCCGTCCACCGCGCAGGCCCAGAGCGGTTCCGGGGCCGGCTACACCCCGCCGCCCATCTCCTGGGGCGAGTGCGCCAGCGCGGGGCTGAAGTCGCGGGGCGCGCAGTGCGGACTGCTGACCGTGCCCCTCGACTACGCGAGGCCGGGCGGCACCAAGATCAAGATTGCCGTCTCGCGGATCAAGCACACCTCGGCCGACTACCAGGGCGTCATGCTGACCAACCCGGGTGGCCCCGGTGGCTCCGGCCTGACCCTGTCGGTGCTCGGCGAGTACGTGCCCGGCGACGTCGGCACGAAGTACGACTGGATCGGCTTCGACCCGCGCGGCGTCGGTTCCAGCCAGCCCTCGCTGAGCTGCGACGTCGAGTACTTCGGCTACGACCGGCCGTACTACGTGCCGGTCACCAGGTCGCTGGAGAAGACGTGGCTGGCCAAGGCCAAGGGCTACGCGAAGGCCTGTGACCGGGCGGGCGGCGCGCTGCTCGACCACGTCAAGACCACCGACTCGGTCGCCGACATGGAGAGCATCCGCAAGGCGCTGGGCGCCAAGCAGATCAACTTCTACGGCTTCTCGTACGGGACGTACCTCGGCCAGGTCTACGCGACGCTGCACGCCGACAAGGTGCGCCGGATGGTCCTCGACGGCAACGTCGACCCGCGGCGCGTCTGGTACGCGGCGAACCTCGACCAGGACGTGGCGTTCGACAAGAACATGGACGTCGACTTCGCCTGGGTGGCCAGGTACGACTCCGTGTACCACCTCGGCTCCACCGCCAAGGTCGTGAAGAAGAAGTACTACGCGACCCTGCAGCAGCTGCGCAAGAAGCCGGCCGGCGGGATCATCGGCCCGGACGAGTGGAACGACATCTTCGTGTCCGCGGGGTACTACGTGTTCGGCTGGCAGGACGTGGCCGAGGCGTTCGCGGCGTGGGTCAACGACGGCGACTCCAAGCCGCTCGAGGCGCAGTACGCCGCCCCGGGCGAGCCCGGCGCCGACAACAACTACGCCATGTACCTCGCGACCCAGTGCAGCGACGTCAAGTGGCCGCAGAGCTGGGACAAGTGGCGCCGTGACAACTGGCGGACGTACGCCAAGGCGCCGTTCATCACCTGGAACAACGCCTGGTACAACGCGCCCTGCCTGAACTGGGGCGCCAAGCCGGGCACGCCCGTCACGGTCAACGGCAAGAAGGCCCCGCCGATCCTGCTGATCAGCGAGACCAACGACGCCGCCACGCCGTACTCGGGCAGCCTCGAGGTCCGCAAGCGCTTCCCGCGCTCGGTGCTCCTGGAGGGCGTCGGCGGCACCACGCATGCCGGCTCGCTCAACGGCGTCGCCTGCACCGACGACACCATCGCCGCGTACCTGGACACCGGCGCGCTGCCGACCCGGGTGCACGGCAACCGTTCCGACAAGCAGTGCGAGCCCGTCCCGGCGCCGGACCCCACGGCCGCCGCGGCGAAGAGCCTCAGCGCGACCGCCGGCGCGAGCCGGGTCCCGCTGCGGGACCTGGTCACGATCCGCTGA
- a CDS encoding cytochrome P450, translated as MTDTRQAGAARSYPFSDPDRLDLDPLYAHLRREEPVTRVRLPFGEEAWLATRLQDVRTVLGDPRFSRAAAVGRDEPRTTPRQIGTGILAMDPPDHSRLRRLVAKAFTARRVEQLRPGTTDIANELIDAMVAAGPPADLVEAFSTPLPVRVICRLLGVPPEDQHLFRTWSEAIVSTTSLTPERIGEYMASLHAYMAGLIAQRRTTPTDDLIGALVLARDNEDRLSEQEMVELAAGLLAAGHETTVTQISNFMYVLLTHPAKLAELRHDPERIPGAVEELLRYVPLGAAAAFARYATEDLELSGVRIRAGEPVIPALSSANRDASVFGDADGLNFTREANPHVGFGHGVHHCLGAQLARMELQVALRTLLGRLPELRLAVDEKDLPWKTGLLVRGLRELPVAW; from the coding sequence ACCCCCTCTACGCCCACCTTCGCCGGGAGGAGCCGGTGACCCGGGTCCGGCTGCCGTTCGGAGAGGAGGCGTGGCTGGCCACCCGCCTCCAGGACGTCAGGACCGTCCTCGGTGACCCCCGCTTCAGCCGCGCCGCCGCGGTGGGACGCGACGAGCCGCGGACCACGCCCCGGCAGATCGGCACCGGCATCCTGGCGATGGACCCGCCGGACCACAGCCGGCTGCGCCGCCTGGTGGCCAAGGCGTTCACCGCCCGCCGGGTGGAGCAGCTGCGCCCCGGCACCACCGACATCGCGAACGAGCTCATCGACGCGATGGTCGCGGCGGGACCGCCGGCGGACCTGGTGGAGGCCTTCTCCACCCCGCTGCCGGTACGCGTGATCTGCCGGCTGCTGGGCGTACCGCCCGAGGACCAGCACCTGTTCCGGACGTGGTCCGAGGCGATCGTGTCCACCACGTCGCTGACGCCGGAGCGGATCGGCGAGTACATGGCGAGCCTGCACGCGTACATGGCGGGGCTGATCGCGCAGCGGCGGACGACGCCGACCGACGACCTGATCGGCGCGCTGGTGCTGGCCCGCGACAACGAGGACCGGCTGAGCGAGCAGGAGATGGTGGAGCTGGCCGCGGGGCTGCTGGCCGCCGGGCACGAGACCACGGTCACCCAGATCTCGAACTTCATGTACGTGCTGCTCACCCACCCGGCGAAGCTGGCGGAGCTGCGCCACGACCCGGAGCGCATCCCGGGCGCCGTGGAGGAGCTGCTGCGCTACGTGCCGCTGGGGGCCGCCGCGGCGTTCGCCCGCTACGCCACCGAGGACCTCGAGCTGAGCGGCGTGCGCATCCGCGCCGGCGAACCGGTGATCCCGGCGCTGTCCTCGGCCAACCGGGACGCGTCGGTGTTCGGCGATGCGGACGGCCTCAACTTCACCCGCGAGGCGAACCCGCACGTCGGCTTCGGCCACGGCGTGCACCACTGCCTGGGCGCGCAGCTGGCCCGCATGGAACTGCAGGTGGCACTGCGGACGCTGCTCGGCCGGCTGCCGGAGCTGCGGCTGGCGGTGGACGAGAAGGACCTGCCGTGGAAGACCGGCCTGCTGGTCCGCGGGCTGCGGGAGCTGCCCGTCGCCTGGTGA